In Archangium violaceum, the following are encoded in one genomic region:
- a CDS encoding CHAT domain-containing protein, producing MSAAHLRAESPRPESGQHEGPEAGPYELVLELSRADNPEDAYDFHAGSRDYLVRVGDGGVKRATLPWGELLGDLAALTGGRPDGEMARRLGERMRRFLDALDWGGHEEALERARGKGGQLRLVVRSSAAELYSLPWELVTLEGSGRHLADVPGCTLRYEWPQQREPGARGGGTREGRVLLAWSEAGGAVPEDKHLLALMKASQQGDFAFDSRRDVLPRVSLESLDKRLAEARDAQEPVSVLHVLCHGAPLETSGPGLHGLAWNASEVRGGTKELVDGVALGAVLAPYADTLRMVVLCACHGGDGGRLAGYLGSVAQELHRAGIDMVVASRLPLSTVGSVLLAETLYQKLLVDSCSLEEALEAVRRRLRVEARSFDWASLQLYARREGEADLRPVVLRPYRGLLAFEAKHRRFFFGREKLSRELFERVRDAAAGRKPRFQVVAGASGAGKSSVVMAGLVPLLSPEEWDVVVVRPGELAAEGAASEEGFPSLRELSRRLRAAHSPEPLSAGQGATETEVLVEARLLRQARPGRGLLLVVDQLEEVFTQLASLEERSSLMRVLWTLARSTELGCVVLGTLRVDHFERSGEVALDERTRLDTVVYAEEHRVFVAHMEEQEVAATIERPARAVGLELEAGLVEQLCQDVGKEPGALPLLEYALDLLWERREGRRLTNRVYEELGGVTGALTRTAERLYESLSEPQRRQARRLLVRLVDFRDAASPQTRRRVREEEVRPVEQEVREAFDEVLEKLVRSRLLVKGEEQSEGEGGTWVQFAHEALIRRWKAVQTWVKEDWEREQQLRELDAWAKAWEARQGGGDRGTSYLLTGDRLGYARRVRDNHRGELSARSLRFIAASDVAEARRRKQLGAVVLSLAVLLLLAVVAAIVAAWQREQAIEQRRESEHQRTLALDASRVFQARRLLERDPTAAALVLREVLHPEETPEWTQTALDLLRNPVSAAVLTRHQELVTSTAFLEQANGRIEPGIRRSSEKRAWSMDFSPDGQWVVSVTRDRTPRVWRADGSGEPVVLRGHEDRVSSAAFSPDGQWVVTTSIDKTARVWRADGSGEPVVLRGHENAVESAVFSPDGQWVVTASMDGTARVWRTDGRGTPVVLRGHENAVESAVFSPDGQWVVTASLDLTARVWRADGRGTPVVLPHHHGRVRSAAFSPDGQWVVTASGYEAWVWRADGMGPPVVLHGHRDIVWSAAFSADGQWVVTASDDKTARVWRADGTGRPVVLRGHADAVRSAAFSPDGQWVVTASDDMTARLWRADGRGEPVVFLGHDKAVWSAGFSPNGQWVGTVSQDGTARLWRATGTGEPRVLRGHDQSLWSAAFSADGQWVVTASDDMTARVWRTDGTGTPVELRGHEGELRSAALSPDGQRVVTASMDGTARVWRADGSGAPVVLRGHGAAVWSAAFSPDGQRVVTASLDGSARVWRADGTGTPVVLCGRESTGGLVRSAAFSPDGQRVVTASVDGAARVWRVDRTGTPVVLRGHEREVVSAAFSPDGQWVVTASMDGTARVWRADGTGTPVVLRGHEEAVRSAAFSPDGQWVVTGSNDGTARVWRADGKGTPVVLRGNGKEVPSAAFSPDGRRVVTASMDTTARLWTLDVSRLQALLRTETTTCLDREQRQRFLMETPEQAQSGHEQCERAHGRKPESASSPAG from the coding sequence ATGAGCGCAGCACACCTGAGGGCAGAGAGCCCACGACCCGAGTCCGGCCAACACGAAGGACCGGAGGCCGGCCCCTACGAGCTGGTGCTGGAGCTGTCACGCGCGGACAATCCCGAGGATGCCTACGACTTCCACGCCGGGTCGCGGGACTACCTGGTGCGGGTGGGAGACGGAGGCGTGAAGCGCGCCACCCTTCCCTGGGGGGAGCTGCTGGGAGACCTGGCGGCGCTGACCGGAGGAAGACCCGACGGGGAGATGGCCAGACGGCTCGGGGAGCGGATGAGGCGCTTCCTGGACGCGCTGGACTGGGGCGGGCACGAGGAGGCGCTGGAGAGGGCACGCGGGAAGGGAGGGCAGCTGCGGCTGGTGGTGCGCTCGTCGGCGGCGGAGTTGTACTCACTGCCCTGGGAGTTGGTGACGCTCGAGGGCAGCGGACGGCACCTGGCGGACGTGCCGGGGTGCACGCTGCGCTACGAGTGGCCCCAGCAGCGGGAGCCAGGGGCACGTGGGGGGGGAACACGAGAGGGACGCGTGCTCCTGGCCTGGTCGGAGGCAGGCGGCGCAGTGCCAGAGGACAAGCACCTGCTGGCGCTGATGAAGGCCAGCCAGCAGGGTGACTTCGCCTTCGACTCGCGCCGGGACGTGCTGCCGCGGGTGTCGCTGGAGAGTCTGGACAAGAGGCTCGCGGAGGCGCGGGACGCCCAGGAGCCGGTGTCCGTGCTGCACGTGCTCTGCCATGGAGCGCCCCTGGAGACGTCGGGGCCGGGCCTCCATGGGCTGGCGTGGAACGCCTCCGAGGTCCGGGGCGGTACCAAGGAGTTGGTGGATGGAGTGGCGCTGGGCGCGGTACTGGCGCCCTACGCCGACACCCTGCGCATGGTGGTGCTGTGCGCCTGCCATGGCGGAGATGGCGGGAGGCTGGCCGGATACCTGGGCAGCGTCGCGCAGGAGCTGCACCGCGCCGGCATCGACATGGTGGTGGCCTCCCGGCTGCCCTTGTCGACCGTGGGCTCGGTGCTGCTGGCCGAGACGCTGTACCAGAAGCTGCTGGTGGACTCCTGCTCGCTGGAGGAAGCGCTGGAGGCGGTGCGGCGCCGGCTGCGGGTGGAAGCCAGGAGCTTCGACTGGGCCTCGCTTCAGCTGTACGCGCGCCGGGAGGGCGAGGCGGACTTGAGGCCGGTGGTGTTGCGGCCCTACCGCGGCCTGCTGGCCTTCGAGGCGAAGCACCGGCGTTTCTTCTTCGGACGGGAGAAGCTCTCGCGGGAGCTGTTCGAGCGGGTGCGGGACGCGGCGGCGGGACGCAAGCCCCGCTTCCAGGTGGTGGCGGGGGCTTCTGGCGCGGGCAAGTCCTCGGTGGTGATGGCGGGACTGGTGCCCCTGCTATCCCCGGAGGAATGGGACGTGGTGGTGGTGCGGCCCGGTGAGCTGGCGGCGGAGGGCGCTGCCTCGGAAGAAGGGTTTCCGTCGCTCCGGGAGCTGAGCAGGCGGTTGCGTGCGGCCCATTCCCCCGAGCCACTCTCGGCGGGGCAAGGGGCCACCGAGACCGAGGTGCTCGTCGAGGCGCGGCTGCTGCGCCAGGCCCGGCCCGGGCGCGGGCTGCTGCTGGTGGTGGACCAGCTCGAGGAGGTGTTCACCCAGCTGGCGAGCCTGGAGGAGCGCTCCTCGCTGATGCGGGTGTTGTGGACGCTCGCCAGGTCGACCGAGCTCGGGTGCGTCGTCCTCGGCACCCTGCGGGTGGACCACTTCGAGCGCAGTGGGGAGGTGGCGCTGGACGAGCGGACGCGGCTGGACACGGTGGTGTACGCCGAGGAGCACCGCGTCTTCGTCGCGCACATGGAAGAACAGGAGGTGGCGGCGACCATCGAGCGGCCAGCACGTGCGGTGGGGCTCGAGCTGGAGGCGGGACTGGTGGAGCAGTTGTGCCAGGACGTGGGCAAGGAACCCGGAGCGCTGCCCCTGCTGGAGTACGCGCTGGACCTGCTCTGGGAGCGCAGGGAGGGCCGGCGGCTGACGAACCGGGTGTACGAGGAGCTGGGAGGCGTGACGGGAGCCCTGACGCGAACGGCGGAGCGACTGTACGAGTCGCTGTCGGAGCCCCAGCGAAGGCAGGCGAGACGGTTGCTGGTGAGGTTGGTGGACTTCCGGGATGCGGCGAGTCCCCAGACGCGGCGGCGGGTGCGGGAGGAGGAGGTGCGGCCCGTCGAGCAGGAGGTACGCGAGGCGTTCGACGAAGTGCTGGAGAAGCTGGTGAGAAGCCGGCTGCTCGTGAAGGGCGAGGAGCAGTCGGAGGGAGAAGGCGGGACGTGGGTGCAGTTCGCGCACGAGGCGCTCATCCGGCGGTGGAAGGCGGTCCAGACCTGGGTGAAGGAGGACTGGGAGCGGGAGCAGCAGCTGCGGGAGCTCGACGCCTGGGCGAAGGCGTGGGAGGCACGACAGGGGGGCGGGGACCGGGGAACGTCGTACCTGCTGACGGGAGACAGGCTGGGCTACGCGCGCCGCGTGAGGGACAACCATCGCGGAGAGCTGTCCGCGAGGAGCTTGCGGTTCATCGCGGCGTCGGACGTGGCCGAGGCGCGAAGGAGGAAGCAGCTGGGCGCCGTGGTGCTCTCGCTGGCCGTGCTCCTGCTGCTGGCGGTCGTGGCCGCGATCGTAGCGGCCTGGCAGAGGGAACAAGCCATCGAACAGCGCCGGGAGTCCGAACACCAGCGGACCCTGGCGCTCGATGCCTCGCGAGTCTTTCAGGCCAGGCGCTTGCTGGAACGAGATCCGACCGCGGCGGCGCTCGTCCTGCGTGAGGTGCTTCACCCGGAAGAAACACCCGAGTGGACGCAGACAGCCCTCGACCTCCTGCGCAATCCCGTGAGCGCCGCTGTCCTGACGAGACATCAGGAGCTCGTCACGAGCACCGCCTTCCTGGAGCAGGCGAATGGGAGGATCGAACCGGGGATACGCCGCTCCTCCGAGAAGAGAGCGTGGTCGATGGACTTCAGCCCAGACGGGCAGTGGGTGGTGTCGGTCACCAGGGACAGAACCCCGCGGGTGTGGCGTGCGGATGGGTCGGGCGAGCCGGTGGTGCTCCGCGGTCATGAAGACCGGGTGTCTTCCGCTGCTTTCAGTCCGGACGGGCAGTGGGTGGTGACGACTTCCATCGACAAGACCGCGCGGGTGTGGCGTGCGGATGGGTCGGGCGAGCCGGTGGTGCTCCGCGGCCATGAGAATGCCGTGGAGTCGGCCGTCTTCAGTCCGGACGGGCAGTGGGTGGTGACTGCCTCCATGGACGGAACGGCGCGGGTGTGGCGCACGGACGGGAGGGGCACACCGGTGGTGCTCCGCGGCCATGAGAATGCCGTGGAGTCGGCCGTCTTCAGCCCGGACGGGCAGTGGGTGGTGACGGCTTCCTTGGATCTGACCGCGCGGGTGTGGCGTGCGGATGGGAGGGGCACCCCCGTGGTGCTCCCTCACCACCATGGCCGCGTGCGGTCAGCGGCCTTCAGCCCGGATGGGCAGTGGGTGGTGACGGCCAGTGGCTATGAGGCGTGGGTGTGGCGCGCGGACGGGATGGGTCCCCCCGTGGTGCTCCACGGCCATAGGGATATCGTCTGGTCGGCGGCCTTCAGTGCGGACGGGCAGTGGGTGGTAACGGCGTCCGATGACAAGACAGCGCGGGTGTGGCGTGCGGACGGAACGGGCAGGCCGGTGGTACTCCGCGGCCATGCGGATGCCGTGAGGTCGGCGGCCTTCAGCCCGGACGGGCAGTGGGTGGTGACCGCGTCCGATGACATGACGGCGCGGCTGTGGCGTGCGGACGGGAGAGGCGAACCGGTGGTGTTCCTCGGCCATGACAAGGCCGTGTGGTCGGCGGGCTTCAGCCCGAACGGGCAGTGGGTGGGGACCGTGTCCCAGGACGGGACGGCGCGGCTGTGGCGTGCGACCGGGACGGGAGAGCCGAGGGTGCTCCGCGGCCATGACCAGTCCCTGTGGTCGGCGGCCTTCAGTGCGGACGGGCAGTGGGTGGTGACCGCGTCCGATGACATGACGGCACGGGTGTGGCGTACCGACGGGACGGGTACCCCGGTGGAGCTCCGCGGCCATGAGGGGGAGCTGCGGTCGGCGGCCCTCAGCCCGGATGGGCAGCGGGTGGTGACCGCGTCCATGGATGGAACGGCGCGCGTGTGGCGTGCGGATGGGTCGGGTGCCCCCGTGGTGCTCCGGGGTCATGGGGCGGCGGTGTGGTCGGCGGCCTTCAGCCCGGACGGGCAGCGGGTGGTGACAGCGTCCTTGGATGGATCGGCGCGGGTGTGGCGTGCGGACGGGACGGGCACTCCCGTGGTGCTCTGCGGCCGTGAAAGCACCGGGGGACTCGTGAGGTCGGCGGCCTTCAGCCCGGATGGGCAGCGGGTGGTGACAGCGTCCGTGGATGGAGCGGCGCGCGTGTGGCGTGTGGACCGGACGGGCACTCCCGTGGTGCTCCGCGGCCATGAGAGAGAGGTGGTGTCGGCGGCCTTCAGCCCGGATGGGCAGTGGGTGGTGACAGCCTCCATGGACGGAACGGCGCGGGTGTGGCGTGCGGATGGGACGGGCACTCCCGTGGTGCTCCGCGGCCATGAGGAGGCGGTGCGCTCGGCGGCCTTCAGCCCGGATGGGCAGTGGGTGGTGACGGGTTCCAATGACGGGACAGCGCGGGTGTGGCGTGCGGATGGGAAGGGCACTCCCGTGGTGCTCCGTGGCAATGGGAAGGAAGTGCCGTCCGCGGCCTTCAGCCCGGACGGGAGGCGGGTGGTGACGGCTTCCATGGACACCACGGCTCGACTCTGGACATTGGACGTCTCGAGGCTCCAGGCCTTGCTGCGCACGGAGACCACCACCTGTCTGGATCGCGAGCAGCGCCAGCGCTTCCTCATGGAGACCCCCGAGCAAGCACAGTCTGGCCATGAGCAATGCGAGCGCGCTCATGGCCGGAAGCCAGAGTCCGCCTCCTCGCCCGCGGGATGA
- a CDS encoding CHAT domain-containing protein: protein MSTAHLGEVSPRPESGQHEGPEAGPYELVLELSRADSPEDAHDFHAGSRDYLVRVGEGGVKRASLPWAELLGDLAALTGGKPDEEMARRLGERMRRFLDTLDWGGHEEALERARGKGGQLRLVVRSSAAELYSLPWELVTLEGSGRHLADVPGCTLRYEWPGQRGEEARRGAAREGRVLLAWSEAGGAVPEDAHLLALMKASQEGGFAFDSRRDVLPRVSLESLDKKLREAQQAQQPVSVLHVLCHGAPLETSGPGLHGLAWNASEVRGGTKELVDGVALGAVLAPYADTLRMVVLCACHGGDGGRVAGYLGSVAQELHRAGIDMVVASRLPLSTVGSVLLAETLYQKLLVDSRSLEEALGAVRRRLRVEARSFDWASLQLYARREGEADLRPVVLRPYRGLLAFGPKDRRFFFGRSRLEAELLERVAQATRGQRPRFQVVAGASGAGKSSVVMAGLVPQLPREEWDCLVVRPGELVRTEPEVAGKRSVALRELQHRLHRVWDLEPLPTGEGASQQEVVEEVRRLRKARPERKLLLVVDQMEELFTQLGSEERQALLRAVWALGKEPELGCVVIATVRVDHFERCGEVMLDEQTRLDTVVYAEEHRLFVPQMGPEELAEAIEKPARVVGLELETGLVERLRGDVGQEPGALPLLAHALDLLWQRREGRRLTHRAYEELGGVTGGLTQTADRLYEELGEGERQQIRRLLVRLVAVKDMGSPRARERVWVEGMRPRDGEERAAFESMLEKLVTSRLLVKGGTPEGGEGKHGAWVQLAHETLLRKWKLLARWVEEDWEREQQLRELETWAEDWEENQRSADGGISYLLTGDRLGYARSLREKHGGELSPRSQQLLEMSEALRERQQEEEQQKQRALLEARARATRFFRSSFVVTAVLLVVAIAAVAIVSHLRQREREQRVLSQNTARLLLAEQYRGQDPARSLLFLREVGNAEKSQKWLTTAMDVLQRPMAGAVLRGHGGWVLSAVFSPDGHQVVTASADTTARLWSARGVPLASLEGHESYVLSAVFSPDGQRVVTASADTTARVWSAQGELLAKLEGHGNHVNSAVFSPDGQQVVTASSDGTARVWSSRGAQLAVLAGHEARVLTAAFSPDGQRVVTASEDGTARVWSIQGKTLAVLKGHEARVLSADFSSDGQRVVTASGDRTARVWTANGKTLAVLGKHQGQVVSASFSPDGEWVVTASDEGMVRVWRVQEGALFAKLEGHGGVVSKAAFSPDGTRVLTASMDGMGRVWTLDGRLLATLPGHGGGVYSAHFSPDGNRVVTASKDGTARVWSAEGALSDELEGHHGWVMKAHFSPDGQRVVTASADGTARVWSAEGEPLAKLEGHTSRVMNAVFSPDGTRVVTAALDGTSRVWSAEGEPLAKLEGHTAAFSPDGARIVTASRKTARVWSTEGEPLAVLEGHAGEVKWAAFSPDGTRVVTASEDGTARVWSAKGEPLALLEGHGSSVWTAAFSPDGTRVVTASMDGTARVWSLEGAPMVLLQGHKSGVVSAAFSSDGTRVVTASLDGTARVWGAKGELLAALDGHGDAVLSAAFSPDGERVVTASWDKTARVWSAQGALLARLEGHGAGLLWAAFSPDGERVVTSSSDGAARVWPVSFKLAMERLENATYDCLTSEERQTYLDETPEEALAGFERSQRALEQRRLSQSARPPHRAQGLTALGAPRPTVRGAP from the coding sequence ATGAGCACAGCACACCTGGGGGAAGTGAGCCCACGACCCGAGTCCGGCCAACACGAGGGACCTGAGGCCGGCCCCTACGAGTTGGTGCTGGAACTGTCGCGCGCGGACAGCCCCGAGGATGCCCACGACTTCCACGCTGGGTCGCGGGACTACCTGGTGCGGGTGGGAGAAGGCGGCGTGAAGCGCGCCAGCCTTCCCTGGGCGGAGCTGCTGGGAGACCTGGCGGCGCTGACCGGGGGAAAGCCAGATGAGGAGATGGCCCGGCGGCTCGGGGAGCGGATGAGACGCTTCCTGGACACGCTGGACTGGGGCGGGCACGAGGAGGCGCTGGAGAGGGCACGTGGCAAGGGAGGGCAGCTGCGGCTGGTGGTGCGCTCGTCGGCGGCCGAGCTGTACTCGCTGCCCTGGGAGCTGGTGACGCTCGAGGGCAGCGGACGGCACCTGGCGGACGTGCCGGGGTGCACGCTGCGCTACGAGTGGCCCGGGCAGCGGGGGGAAGAAGCGCGCAGGGGGGCGGCGCGCGAGGGACGGGTGCTCCTGGCCTGGTCGGAGGCAGGTGGCGCCGTACCGGAAGACGCTCACCTGCTGGCACTCATGAAGGCCAGCCAGGAGGGAGGCTTCGCCTTCGACTCACGGCGGGACGTGCTGCCGAGGGTGTCGCTGGAGAGTCTGGACAAGAAGCTGAGGGAAGCCCAGCAGGCGCAGCAGCCGGTGTCCGTGCTGCACGTGCTCTGCCACGGAGCACCCCTGGAGACGTCGGGGCCGGGCCTCCATGGATTGGCGTGGAACGCCTCCGAGGTCCGGGGCGGTACCAAGGAGCTGGTGGACGGAGTGGCACTGGGCGCGGTGCTGGCGCCCTACGCGGACACCCTGCGCATGGTGGTGCTGTGCGCCTGCCATGGCGGAGATGGCGGCAGGGTGGCCGGCTACCTGGGCAGCGTCGCGCAGGAGCTGCACCGCGCCGGCATCGACATGGTGGTGGCCTCCCGGCTGCCCTTGTCGACCGTGGGCTCGGTGCTGCTGGCCGAGACGCTGTACCAGAAGCTGCTGGTGGACTCCCGCTCACTGGAGGAGGCGCTGGGGGCGGTGCGGCGCCGGCTGAGGGTGGAAGCCAGGAGCTTCGATTGGGCCTCGCTACAACTGTACGCGCGCCGGGAGGGCGAGGCGGATTTGAGGCCGGTGGTGTTGCGGCCCTACCGCGGCCTGCTGGCCTTCGGGCCGAAGGACCGGCGCTTCTTCTTCGGCCGAAGCCGCCTGGAGGCGGAGCTGCTGGAGCGGGTGGCGCAGGCGACGAGAGGGCAGAGGCCGCGCTTCCAGGTGGTGGCGGGAGCCTCGGGAGCGGGCAAGTCCTCGGTGGTGATGGCGGGGCTGGTGCCGCAACTGCCGCGAGAGGAGTGGGACTGCCTGGTGGTGAGGCCCGGTGAGCTGGTGCGTACCGAGCCTGAGGTGGCGGGGAAGCGCTCCGTGGCACTGAGGGAGCTGCAACACCGGCTGCACCGGGTATGGGACCTCGAGCCACTGCCGACCGGCGAGGGAGCCAGCCAACAGGAGGTGGTGGAGGAGGTGCGGCGGCTGAGGAAGGCGCGGCCGGAGCGCAAGCTGTTGTTGGTGGTGGACCAGATGGAGGAGCTGTTCACCCAGCTCGGAAGCGAGGAGCGCCAGGCATTGCTGAGGGCGGTATGGGCGCTGGGGAAGGAACCGGAGCTGGGATGCGTGGTGATCGCGACGGTGCGGGTGGACCACTTCGAGCGCTGCGGAGAGGTGATGCTGGATGAACAGACGCGGCTGGACACCGTGGTGTACGCCGAGGAGCACCGTCTGTTCGTGCCCCAGATGGGGCCGGAGGAGCTGGCCGAGGCGATAGAGAAGCCGGCGCGCGTGGTGGGGTTGGAGCTGGAAACGGGGCTGGTGGAGAGGTTGCGCGGTGACGTGGGGCAGGAACCGGGGGCGCTGCCGCTGCTGGCGCATGCACTGGACCTGCTGTGGCAGAGGAGGGAGGGCAGGAGGCTGACGCACCGGGCCTACGAGGAGTTGGGGGGCGTGACCGGAGGCCTGACCCAGACGGCGGATCGGCTGTACGAGGAGCTGGGCGAAGGCGAGCGCCAGCAGATACGGCGGCTGCTGGTGCGACTGGTGGCCGTGAAGGACATGGGCAGCCCCAGAGCCCGGGAACGGGTGTGGGTGGAAGGGATGAGGCCGCGGGACGGAGAGGAACGGGCCGCCTTCGAGTCGATGCTGGAGAAGCTGGTGACGAGCCGGCTGCTGGTGAAGGGAGGCACCCCGGAAGGCGGAGAAGGGAAACACGGGGCGTGGGTGCAGCTGGCGCACGAAACGCTGCTGCGGAAGTGGAAGCTGCTGGCGAGGTGGGTGGAGGAGGACTGGGAGCGGGAGCAGCAGCTCCGGGAGTTGGAGACATGGGCGGAGGACTGGGAGGAGAACCAACGCAGTGCGGATGGAGGAATCTCCTACCTGCTGACGGGGGACAGGCTGGGTTACGCCAGGAGCCTCCGGGAGAAGCACGGGGGAGAGCTCTCGCCGCGCAGCCAGCAGTTGCTGGAAATGTCCGAGGCCCTGCGGGAGCGCCAGCAGGAGGAAGAGCAGCAGAAGCAGCGGGCCTTGTTGGAGGCTCGGGCACGTGCGACGCGCTTCTTCCGCAGTAGCTTCGTGGTGACGGCCGTGCTGCTGGTGGTGGCGATCGCCGCGGTGGCCATCGTCTCTCACCTGCGGCAGCGGGAAAGAGAGCAGCGGGTGCTCTCGCAGAACACGGCCCGGCTCCTGCTGGCGGAGCAATACCGCGGCCAGGACCCGGCCCGGAGCCTGCTCTTCCTGCGTGAGGTGGGCAACGCCGAGAAGAGTCAGAAGTGGCTCACGACGGCCATGGATGTCCTTCAGCGGCCCATGGCCGGAGCCGTGCTGCGGGGCCACGGGGGTTGGGTGCTTTCGGCCGTCTTCAGTCCGGATGGGCACCAGGTGGTGACTGCCTCCGCGGACACGACGGCACGCTTGTGGAGCGCGCGAGGAGTGCCTCTGGCGAGTTTGGAAGGCCATGAAAGCTATGTGCTCTCGGCTGTCTTCAGTCCGGATGGGCAGCGGGTGGTGACTGCCTCCGCGGACACGACGGCGCGTGTGTGGAGCGCGCAAGGCGAGCTGCTGGCGAAGTTGGAAGGCCATGGCAACCATGTGAACTCGGCTGTCTTCAGTCCGGATGGGCAGCAGGTGGTGACTGCCTCCTCGGACGGGACAGCGCGCGTGTGGAGCTCGCGAGGCGCGCAGCTGGCGGTGCTGGCGGGCCACGAAGCAAGGGTGCTGACAGCCGCATTCAGTCCGGATGGGCAACGGGTGGTGACCGCCTCCGAAGACGGGACGGCGCGCGTGTGGAGCATCCAGGGAAAGACGCTGGCGGTGCTGAAGGGTCACGAAGCAAGGGTGCTGTCGGCGGACTTCAGCTCGGATGGGCAACGGGTGGTGACGGCCTCCGGGGACAGGACGGCGCGCGTGTGGACCGCGAACGGAAAGACGCTCGCGGTACTGGGGAAGCACCAGGGCCAGGTGGTGTCAGCCTCCTTCAGCCCGGACGGGGAATGGGTGGTCACGGCCTCCGATGAGGGAATGGTCCGGGTGTGGCGTGTCCAGGAGGGAGCGCTGTTCGCGAAGCTGGAGGGCCACGGCGGAGTGGTATCCAAGGCTGCCTTCAGCCCGGACGGAACGCGAGTGTTGACGGCCTCGATGGATGGAATGGGGAGGGTATGGACCCTGGATGGGAGGCTGTTGGCGACGCTGCCGGGCCACGGCGGGGGCGTGTATTCCGCCCACTTCAGCCCGGATGGCAACCGGGTGGTGACCGCCTCGAAGGACGGCACCGCTCGGGTGTGGAGTGCCGAGGGAGCGCTGTCGGATGAGCTGGAGGGCCACCACGGCTGGGTGATGAAGGCCCACTTCAGCCCGGATGGACAGCGGGTGGTGACGGCCTCCGCGGACGGCACCGCTCGGGTGTGGAGTGCCGAGGGAGAGCCGTTGGCGAAGCTCGAGGGTCACACGAGCCGCGTCATGAACGCCGTATTCAGCCCGGACGGGACGCGGGTGGTGACGGCCGCCCTGGACGGCACCTCCCGGGTGTGGAGTGCGGAGGGAGAGCCGCTGGCGAAGCTCGAAGGTCACACGGCTGCATTCAGCCCGGATGGGGCCCGGATCGTCACGGCCTCCAGGAAGACGGCGCGGGTGTGGAGCACGGAGGGTGAGCCATTGGCCGTCCTGGAGGGCCACGCGGGTGAAGTGAAATGGGCCGCGTTCAGTCCGGACGGGACCCGGGTCGTCACCGCGTCCGAGGACGGCACCGCACGGGTGTGGAGCGCGAAGGGTGAGCCGTTGGCCCTCCTGGAGGGCCATGGGTCTTCCGTGTGGACAGCGGCCTTCAGTCCGGATGGGACACGGGTGGTCACGGCGTCCATGGATGGCACCGCCCGGGTGTGGAGCCTGGAAGGAGCGCCGATGGTCCTGCTGCAGGGACACAAGAGCGGTGTGGTGTCGGCCGCTTTCAGCTCGGACGGGACGCGGGTGGTGACCGCGTCCCTGGATGGCACCGCGCGGGTATGGGGCGCGAAGGGTGAGTTGCTGGCGGCGCTGGACGGCCACGGAGATGCGGTGTTGTCGGCCGCCTTCAGCCCGGATGGAGAGCGGGTGGTGACGGCCTCGTGGGACAAGACCGCGCGGGTCTGGTCGGCGCAGGGGGCGCTGCTGGCCAGACTGGAGGGGCACGGAGCAGGTCTGTTGTGGGCCGCCTTCAGCCCGGATGGGGAGCGGGTGGTGACGTCCTCGTCGGACGGGGCCGCGCGGGTATGGCCTGTCAGCTTCAAGCTCGCGATGGAACGCCTGGAAAACGCGACCTACGACTGTCTGACGAGCGAGGAACGGCAGACGTACCTGGATGAAACACCCGAGGAGGCATTGGCTGGCTTCGAACGCAGCCAACGAGCACTCGAGCAGCGGCGCTTGAGCCAGAGCGCCAGGCCACCTCACCGGGCCCAGGGACTCACCGCGCTCGGGGCACCACGGCCCACCGTCCGTGGCGCTCCGTGA
- a CDS encoding 2-hydroxychromene-2-carboxylate isomerase, which translates to MNRAPLRFFFDYVSPYSYLAWTQLPALAGRHGRSVELVPVLFAGMLNVLGTTGPAEVPAKRFYIYKHTRRIAHELGVPFVMPASHPFNPLLALRVTAAVQDPEARRRLVSALYAAVWAGGGGLVEPERVSAVVASVGLDVRALLAAAQTPAVKDQVRRDTEELLALGGFGVPSVVADGELFFGVDSLGHLERFLRGEDPISPEEMERLKNLPVAASRI; encoded by the coding sequence ATGAACCGAGCCCCGCTCCGCTTCTTCTTCGACTACGTCTCGCCGTACTCGTATCTCGCGTGGACGCAGCTGCCGGCGCTGGCCGGGCGTCACGGCCGCTCCGTGGAGCTCGTGCCGGTCCTGTTCGCGGGGATGCTCAACGTGCTCGGCACGACGGGACCCGCGGAGGTGCCCGCCAAGCGCTTCTACATCTACAAGCACACGCGGCGGATCGCCCACGAGCTCGGCGTGCCCTTCGTCATGCCCGCGAGCCATCCCTTCAACCCGCTGCTCGCGCTCCGGGTGACGGCCGCCGTGCAGGACCCGGAGGCCCGGCGCCGGCTCGTCTCCGCGCTCTACGCTGCGGTGTGGGCCGGAGGCGGAGGTCTGGTGGAGCCGGAGCGGGTGAGCGCGGTCGTGGCCTCGGTGGGGCTGGATGTGCGGGCGCTGCTCGCGGCGGCGCAGACGCCCGCCGTGAAGGACCAGGTGCGCCGCGACACGGAGGAGCTGCTCGCGCTGGGGGGCTTCGGCGTTCCCTCCGTCGTGGCCGATGGGGAGCTCTTCTTCGGCGTCGACTCGCTGGGGCACCTGGAGCGGTTCCTGCGCGGAGAAGACCCCATCTCCCCCGAGGAGATGGAGCGCCTGAAGAACCTGCCCGTCGCCGCGTCGCGCATCTGA